TCATAAAATACTGAGCCAAAAGAAAAAATATCTGAACGACAATCTAATTCCTTACCTCGAGCCTGTTCAGGTGACATATAACGAGGAGTTCCAATAACTAAACCTATTTTAGTTTCAAATTTGCTAAGATTTTCTTTTTCACTAACAGGTTTAGCTAAACCAAAATCTAAAATTTTTAAGTATCCATCTTTACGTAATATAAAATTATCTAGTTTTAAGTCACGATGAATAATACCTGCATTGTGCATAGCTAAAAGTCCTTGTGCTAGCTGTATAGCTATATCTAAGGCTAAAGCTAAATTCATTTTGTTATCATTAAGCACTTCTCTTAAAGTTTGTCCATCTACATACTCCATTATCAAAAATGGTTTTTCATTTTCTATAACTATATCATAAATACTTAATATATTTGGATGGTTAAGAGCCGAAGCCATTTGAGCTTCTCTAAAAAATCTAGCTTTACGCTCACTATTAAGAAAATTGCTTTGGGATAAAGTTTTTACTGCTACTAAACGATTAAGATGCAGATCTTTAGCTAAATAAACTTGTCCCATTCCTCCACAACCCAATAATTCTATAATTTCATATTTATCAACAATCACTGTTCCAAAATCAATAAAACTATCATCTTCAACATAGCCTGCATAAGTATTTCCAATATTATTAGAGTTTTTCATAAAACTTCCTTTAAGAACCTAATTATTTTTTGGAATGTTTTTTTTTAGTATGATTTTACTAAGACGCAAACTTTTTCTAAATCTATACAAATAATTAAAAAATTTTTTCCTAGATTATTTTAATCTATACAGAAGTATCTAAACTCAGTATTTACACATAGTTATTTAACTTTGCATATTTACTTATAAATTAAACAAATGATACAAAATTTTTACATAAAGAAGGTTTTTAATTCTTTATCTTGTCTATTCTATGAGTTACAATAATTTTTCCTGCAACCAAAAATTATTGCTAAAGCACAACTATATTAAAACTATTTAATCAATATCATTTTAATTTTATTAACTATATTAAGGAGTTATAATGAGGCAACTTTATTTAACCTTATTTTTAACCTTAGCCTGTATTGACATAAGCTTAGCACAAGAAAAATCCAAAAGCTTAACAATGGATGATGTATCTCCATCACAAACTAGCACTACAACAAGTTCATCAGATACTTCAACAAACAAAACAAATTCTAAAACCTCTAAAACTTCTAAAACTCCATCAAATGATCCATTAGAAAATATTTGGCAAGATAGAATGAATGAAGCTGAGTTAAAAGTTCTAACGGCTCAACTTAGAAGTGAGCTTGCTAGTAGAAGTTCAGATTCTGTAATAGAGTTAAACCGTCAAAGACAATTTATGACTGAACTTGCTAGTGAAGGTGACAAAAAAAACTATAAAGCTGAAAAATCTTTGGAAGTTACCTATCGAGAACGTTACGTTAAATTACGAATAGAAATGATAGAAGAAGCGCGTATTGATCCTAGTGCTAGTGAAACCCAGTTACTTTATGTGGATGCAAAGAAATCTCGTAAGAAAAAACTTAAAACTCCTAGAGGACAAAATATCCCAAACCTTGATACAAAAGCAGTAAAAGTTCATCAAACCAAAATGGATAAGCTAATAGCTAAAATGGAAGACCTAGCAGAAGAAGGAAGACGCGCAGGAATGCCAGCAAAAATTTTTGAAGACTAATAAAAAAAAAAATCTAAATTCTCTTAATTAAATAACTTTTAATATTTTCAATATTTTAAGGAGATACAAATGTTAAAAGCCTCATCTCAAAAAGGATTCTCTCTACTTGAAATACTTTTAGTCGTAGTTCTTTTAGGCATTCTTACAGCTATTGCTGTTCCTAATTTAATTACTGCACGAAAAGCAGCACATGAAGGAAGGGCAATTGCTCATCTTAAAACTCTAAATAATGTTCAAGCTTTGTATTATCAAAGTCATGATAAATTTGCAATTATAGATAATCTTTATAAAAGTGATTTACTGGCCCCAGGACAATTTATAAGAAATGTTAATAATAGTAATGGTGCAACAGAAATAATATCTGATGGTTTTTATGACTATAGTTTCCGCTATACGGCTGATGCTATGGCTTATACATTAGATGCTGATCCTAAAACAAATCTACGTAGTAGTTATAGATATTTTAGATACCGTGCTAGTCGTGCTACTACAGGTGGTGCAGGTGGTGTAGGAGAACTTATTTTATTTGCTTTACCAAGACCTGATTCGCCACCAACTTCAGCTTATAAAATTTTTAATCCATAAAAATTATTGAGGAATTAATCATGTCTTTTATGACTAGATTTATAGTAATTTTTTTTGCACTAATTTTTATTACTTCTGCCCAAGCTCAAATTTCTAAATCCAATAAACCTACTTCTAGCACTAGTTCAACAACAACTAATAAGCCTATTGAAGTTGATTTTGGGCAAAAAGCCACAAATGTTAATACTATCGTTTTTTATAATTTAATTCGTTTTTTTGATTCTGCAAAAACTTCTCTTTATGGTTCTGCTCATGAAATAGATATGATTGCTGTAGCAGAAAAGCTTATTGAACGTGCAGAAGCCGGTGTTGATGTCCAAGTAGTTGTTGAGTCCAGATGGCTAACTTTACCTAAAAATAGTGCTTCTGTAAATTTATTAAAAAATAGTAAAGTAAAGCTTATACCTGATACTAAAAAATCTGGCCTTATGCACAATAAATTTTTTATTGCTGATGGAAAAAGAGTTTGGACAGGCTCAACAAATTTAACAGAACATTGTTTGCTATTTAATTACAACAATGGTGTTTGGGTAGAAGATGCAAAAGTAGCTCAAAATTTCCTTACAGAATTTTATGAACAACGTGAAGGAAAATTTGGCAAAAAAGGTTCAGGTAAACCAAATACTCCTTACCCTTCACTTACAATAGGCTCTGCACGTGTATTTACTTATTTTAGCCCTGAAGATACTCCAATACCTCAAATAGTTTCGTTAATTACCCGTGCTAAAAAAAGTGTAGATATAATGTGTTTTGTTTTTTCTTCTCAAGAAATTTCTGAATCTCTGATTGCAGCACATAAACGAGGAGTTAAAATTAGGGTGCTTTTTGATAATAGCTTTAGCTCTCCTGGCTCTACGGCTCGCTGGCGTTATGTTCCATTTAAGACATTGGGCGAAGCTGGAATAACGGTCAAATATGATGATGAAGCAGCCAAAATACACCACAAATTAGTTATTGTTGATAGTATAGAAGTTCTAACAGGTAGTTTTAATTTATCTAACAATGCAGCTAAATCAAATGATGAGAATTTGTTAATAATTGCTTCTGCTGAAATAGGAGATATTTATCAAAAAGAGTTTGATCGTCTTTGGGATTTTTTTAATGGCGATCCTGGAGAAGAAGTAGTTCCAGATGAAGAAGACCTTGAAAATGGTGCAGACCCAGCACCTACAAAAACAGATGACGACGATGACGACAATAAAGAGAACAAACCAGAAACCAAAGAAAATAAGCCAAATCTGGAGTAAAAAATGTTAAGAAAAATAACAAGATTTTTAATCACTTTTTTATTAATTTTTTCAACTACTTTTACTACATTTGAAATAAATCTTTTTGCTCAAGAAACTTCTAAAAAGACAATTCAGCAGGGCTTCCAAGCAGAAGTTATTAAAGTTGTTGATGGAGATACAATTAAAATACGACGTAACGGCGCACATAAACAAGAAACTATTAGACTTATAGGTATTGAGGCACCAGAAGTTTCATCACGTGAGCAAACAGGACAAGAACCATTTGGAGTTATGGCACAACAACATTTGTCAGTTGCTATAACTCGTAGAATTATAAGAATTGAACAAGACGTTCAAAAAGAGGCTGAAACAGGGGAAATTCTTGGTTATGTTTGGCTTGATGATAAGTTGATGAATGAAGAGATGTTAAAGTCTGGTTTAGCAGTTTTAGCAACAACTCCGCCAAATGTAAAATATGTTGAGCGATTTCAAACTGCCCAAACAACTGCCCGTGAGCAAAAGAAAGCTATCTGGAATCCAGACGCACCACTAACACAAAGCCCAAGCGAGTTTCGCAGTAATAAGCGAGAAGCAACCGCCGCACAAAGTGAAAAAGAATCTGAACTAGAAATTCCTGACTATATAGCAGGTTGTATTGTTGGTAATCGCAAAACTAAAAAATTCCACGTTCCCGAAGGTCGCTATTACAATCAAGCTAAAGATTCAAAAAACAGAGTATTTTTTAAAACCGCTGCTGATGCTGAAAAATCAGGCTATACAAAGTCGGCTCGCTAAGATTTTATAAACTTATGAAAACCACAATTACTATAGACCTAAAAAAAATAATCCCTGTTTCCCTTTTTCTAGTCCTTATAATTGCTTTACTAGCAAACAAAGCTTATAAAGACACTTCTAGTGCTGCTACAAACACTTCTGTTGTAACAACTTCCACAGCTTTACAGCCAACAACTACATTTATTACTGGCACAAAATGGGTGCCAGGCACATTTGAAATTCACCATATTTATGTTGGTCAAGGTGATTCTGTGCTGTTTATTTCACCTAGTGGAAAAACCTTACTTTATGATATTGGTGAACGTGATTGGCCTTTGCATGAAAATGCTCAATTAGTTTCTGAGTATATAGAGCAAGTTACAGGAAAAAAACAGGTTGATTATCTTGTCCTAAGCCATTACCACCAGGATCACGTAGGCAATAGCAAAGTTACTGAAAACGGTGGACGTTATGATGGGGGGATTTTTTGGCTGCTTAAAAACCGGAAGCTAAAAATAGGCAAAGTAATTGATAGAGGTTTTGAACCAATACTTCCCAAAACTCCAATAGCAGTAAAATATAAAGAATTTGCAGAAAGTGAAGACGGCCAAAAACTACTTACTAGAGAAACCGCCCGTTTAGGTGTAGGTCAAATTGATTTAGGTAAAGAACTAATTGTTGATGTAGTTGCAGTTAATGGAAAAACTCATAAAGATGGCAAAGAAATCATAGTTCTTCCAGAATCAGAAATTAAAGCCGATCCTCCACCATCAGAAAACGACTTATCTTTATGCCTAAAAATATCCTGGAATGATTTTGAATATTTTATAGGTGGGGATCTCTCAGGCCAAGAACATACTTCCAAATATGGCTATAAATATCATGACGTTGAAAGCGGTATAACTGATGCTATTGGAAACGTGGAAGTTTACCGAGTAAGTCATCATGGCTCAGATCATTCAAGTAATGAAAAATTTGTAAATGCTTTAGATCCTGAAGTTTCCATTAACTCTTCTGGTACAGCTAATCGATTTGGGCATCCTCGCCAAAGCGTAGTTGATCGGCTACTTGCAACAGGAGATCTTTTTATTACTTCTAAAGAAGGTGGTGTGTCTACAGCACAATATAAACGCGCTGTAGAAGGTGGAACTTCAATTATTAGAGTGTTTAACCAAGGTTATAACTATGAAGTTTCAATGGTTAGGTCTTATCGTAGTTTTTCTGAAAAGGACGAGGAAAAACAATTAGATAAAATCCTGGATTATGAACAAGATCGGGTTCGTTATGAAGAAGCCACAGGAACACGAAAAATAGAAGAAAATGATGAAGGAATGGAATCAGGAGATGTAAAAGCTGGAACTAGTGGACTTAAAGAAAAAGGGGAAGCTATGGGAAAGGCTGCTAAAGAGCCTGACCTTAGCAATGAACCTAAAGAAAAAAATGGCTTTCCACGCCTTAGAGCTAAAGAACATAGTAAGTTACAAGAGTATATTGGTAAGAAAATTTATGTTTGGGGAAAAGTTACCTCTACATTTACTCCTGCTTCAAATAAAGTAAAATTCTTAAATATAGATACTGAAGACTTAAAACAGTCTTTTACTGTAGTAATTTTTAACAAAGACTGGCCTAATTTTTTTGAAACTCCTGGCGTAGGTGATCCTTGTAAGTATTACCAAGGTAAATGGATTGAGCTTAGTGGTTTAATAATAGCTTATGAACCTGGTGAAAAAAACAAGGAAAAAAGCAAGACAGATGAAGCAGATAAAGCAAAAAACTAGAAATGATTATTTCTAGGCCAGATCAAATAGAAGTTCTTCCTTTCCGTGAAGAAAACCGCTAGAGGCCCTATGCAAGATAATACAAAAAATAAAGTTAATGGAGCAATTATTAGCTCAAGGTTAACTTTTGTTGAAAAACGTTGGGGTAATGCTGTTAAACAAAAGCTTATTAACCAATTGCCCTTAAAAGATAGAAAATCTGTTGATAGCCCAGTTTTTGATAATATTTGGTTTGAATTTAGCACTTTAGAGCTTTTTGACAAGATAATTCTTGAAGATTTTGCTAATGGCGATTCTGCTGTACTTCGTGATTTGGGCCGTTTTAGCGCGGAATTTAATTTTTGGCGGCTTCCAGATTCAGTAACTAGCCAAAAGGCTGAAGATATTTTTAAGAATGCTCCTAGAATTAATGTAATATTTCAAAATTTTGGAGATTGTCAGGTTGAAATACTTCCAGATAAAGGCGGAATAAAACAAGTTGCTCTAATTTATCGCTATGAAACAGCAGTAAGTGAAAACTATTGCGCTAGT
The window above is part of the Blastocatellia bacterium genome. Proteins encoded here:
- a CDS encoding serine/threonine protein kinase → MKNSNNIGNTYAGYVEDDSFIDFGTVIVDKYEIIELLGCGGMGQVYLAKDLHLNRLVAVKTLSQSNFLNSERKARFFREAQMASALNHPNILSIYDIVIENEKPFLIMEYVDGQTLREVLNDNKMNLALALDIAIQLAQGLLAMHNAGIIHRDLKLDNFILRKDGYLKILDFGLAKPVSEKENLSKFETKIGLVIGTPRYMSPEQARGKELDCRSDIFSFGSVFYELLSHRLAFDEEDDMQSLYQVVFSNPTELSEEVPTRLRQLLAKIMQKNPDNRTQSIQEVLDELLITRNELDSKIENQKVNYFNNNYIAPNIKKDNLVSLPLNSKIFLNKFLYKKSKIKERKPINKLKTISKIKRLNETVVVNSLDNLDKKETKKHAKKDITKIDIENISDEDVIAEFNYIKNKKFLENNSVYLYKQSSYIQFSKSKFLH
- a CDS encoding thermonuclease family protein, giving the protein MLRKITRFLITFLLIFSTTFTTFEINLFAQETSKKTIQQGFQAEVIKVVDGDTIKIRRNGAHKQETIRLIGIEAPEVSSREQTGQEPFGVMAQQHLSVAITRRIIRIEQDVQKEAETGEILGYVWLDDKLMNEEMLKSGLAVLATTPPNVKYVERFQTAQTTAREQKKAIWNPDAPLTQSPSEFRSNKREATAAQSEKESELEIPDYIAGCIVGNRKTKKFHVPEGRYYNQAKDSKNRVFFKTAADAEKSGYTKSAR
- a CDS encoding DUF1669 domain-containing protein translates to MTRFIVIFFALIFITSAQAQISKSNKPTSSTSSTTTNKPIEVDFGQKATNVNTIVFYNLIRFFDSAKTSLYGSAHEIDMIAVAEKLIERAEAGVDVQVVVESRWLTLPKNSASVNLLKNSKVKLIPDTKKSGLMHNKFFIADGKRVWTGSTNLTEHCLLFNYNNGVWVEDAKVAQNFLTEFYEQREGKFGKKGSGKPNTPYPSLTIGSARVFTYFSPEDTPIPQIVSLITRAKKSVDIMCFVFSSQEISESLIAAHKRGVKIRVLFDNSFSSPGSTARWRYVPFKTLGEAGITVKYDDEAAKIHHKLVIVDSIEVLTGSFNLSNNAAKSNDENLLIIASAEIGDIYQKEFDRLWDFFNGDPGEEVVPDEEDLENGADPAPTKTDDDDDDNKENKPETKENKPNLE
- a CDS encoding prepilin-type N-terminal cleavage/methylation domain-containing protein, with the translated sequence MLKASSQKGFSLLEILLVVVLLGILTAIAVPNLITARKAAHEGRAIAHLKTLNNVQALYYQSHDKFAIIDNLYKSDLLAPGQFIRNVNNSNGATEIISDGFYDYSFRYTADAMAYTLDADPKTNLRSSYRYFRYRASRATTGGAGGVGELILFALPRPDSPPTSAYKIFNP